A genome region from Flavobacterium sp. includes the following:
- a CDS encoding MFS transporter yields the protein MEEIKSNKPDPYQALRYREFNVFLLLRFCMVFAWAMQFIVIEWEVYSLTKNPLSLGIIGLMEVIPAVSMALFAGHIVDQREKKGLLVKCIIGFSIISFGLFLLTWPKIVGGWSSTLILYSIYTLVFLGGLVRAFLGPTIFSLLSLIIPKKVYPNAATWSSSVWQIGAVMGPALAGFSINWIGVHWSMCLVFGFSVLSLIALSQISKKPIINPKIGESIKDSLTEGLTFVFKNQIVLGALSLDMIAVLFGGAVALLPVFAQDILKVGSEGFGILRAAPAVGSFITMLVSAYVPLYKNAGKKLLIAIFIFGLSIILFGFSTYFWLSVFALFLSGLADGISVVIRQTILQLKTPDHMRGRVGAVNSIFVGSSNELGAFESGATAKLMGTVTSVIFGGSVTLLTVLGFGFISPTFRNLDLQKDMDDHHNQE from the coding sequence ATGGAAGAGATTAAATCAAACAAACCTGATCCATATCAGGCACTACGTTACAGAGAATTCAACGTATTTTTATTATTGCGTTTCTGCATGGTTTTCGCATGGGCAATGCAGTTTATCGTTATCGAATGGGAAGTTTACAGTTTAACTAAAAACCCGCTTTCGCTGGGAATTATTGGTTTAATGGAAGTTATTCCGGCTGTTTCTATGGCTTTATTTGCCGGACACATTGTAGACCAACGTGAAAAAAAGGGATTATTGGTAAAATGTATTATCGGATTTTCTATAATCAGTTTTGGATTGTTTTTACTAACCTGGCCAAAAATTGTCGGCGGCTGGTCTTCAACTTTGATCTTATATTCTATTTACACTTTAGTATTTTTAGGCGGACTGGTAAGAGCCTTTTTGGGACCAACTATTTTTTCTCTTTTATCACTTATAATTCCTAAAAAAGTATATCCAAATGCGGCAACCTGGAGTAGTTCAGTTTGGCAGATTGGTGCTGTTATGGGACCTGCACTTGCCGGATTTTCTATAAACTGGATTGGCGTTCACTGGTCAATGTGCTTGGTTTTCGGATTCTCTGTACTTTCATTAATTGCTTTATCTCAAATCAGTAAAAAACCAATTATAAACCCTAAAATTGGAGAATCAATAAAAGACAGTCTTACCGAAGGTTTAACTTTTGTATTTAAAAATCAGATTGTTTTGGGTGCTTTGTCTCTGGACATGATTGCAGTACTTTTTGGTGGAGCAGTTGCTTTATTACCCGTTTTTGCACAAGATATTTTAAAAGTGGGTTCAGAAGGTTTTGGAATTTTAAGAGCTGCTCCGGCTGTAGGTTCTTTTATTACAATGCTGGTTTCTGCTTATGTTCCTTTGTATAAAAATGCAGGAAAAAAACTTTTAATTGCCATATTTATTTTTGGATTATCGATCATTTTATTTGGTTTTTCTACCTATTTCTGGCTTTCAGTTTTTGCTTTATTTTTAAGCGGATTGGCCGATGGAATTTCTGTAGTTATCCGCCAGACAATTTTACAGCTTAAAACTCCGGATCATATGCGTGGAAGAGTTGGTGCCGTAAATTCAATTTTTGTTGGATCTTCAAACGAATTAGGTGCTTTTGAAAGCGGTGCAACTGCCAAATTAATGGGAACTGTAACTTCTGTAATTTTTGGAGGAAGTGTTACACTTTTGACTGTTTTAGGTTTTGGTTTTATCTCTCCTACTTTTAGAAATCTAGATCTTCAAAAAGACATGGATGATCATCATAATCAGGAGTAA
- a CDS encoding HopJ type III effector protein: MSIQAFLEKVKQTPTQITFPETIAVIEENYNFTPTAFQNGTQHNAAGENSGSCKLFSFAKLQNLSKEETLACFGAFYFEEVLGDPNGTNHQNIRNFINLGWDGIQFEGNALEAK, translated from the coding sequence ATGAGCATACAAGCCTTTTTAGAAAAAGTAAAACAAACTCCAACACAAATCACATTTCCTGAAACTATTGCCGTAATCGAAGAAAATTACAACTTTACGCCAACTGCTTTTCAAAACGGAACTCAGCATAATGCTGCCGGAGAAAATTCTGGTTCTTGTAAATTATTTTCTTTCGCAAAATTGCAAAACTTAAGCAAAGAAGAAACTTTAGCTTGTTTTGGAGCTTTTTATTTTGAAGAAGTTTTAGGAGATCCAAACGGAACAAACCATCAAAATATTAGAAATTTCATCAACTTAGGTTGGGACGGGATTCAGTTTGAAGGAAACGCTCTAGAAGCGAAATAA
- the recJ gene encoding single-stranded-DNA-specific exonuclease RecJ: protein MRWTLKTKPSEDKIKHLAQALNVEDFVATLLIQRGIETFEDAKNFFRPSLEHLHDPYLMKDMDKAVSRIESAIENQENILVFGDYDVDGTTAVSLVSSYLKSHYPNIATYIPDRYDEGYGISYKGIDYADDNGISLIIALDCGIKSIDHIAYAKAKNIDFIVCDHHRPGEILPDAVAVLDPKREDCQYPYDELCGCGVGFKLIQALGQNRNETVEDLVPYLDLVATAIAADIVPITGENRVLAYFGLKVINSEPRPGIKALVHQVKKKTLDISDVVFIISPRINAAGRIKHGNHAVELLTEFNFDQAQQFASEIEQYNADRKDLDKKITKEAFQQITQNNEQNRFSTVVFQEDWHKGVIGIVASRLIETYYRPTLVFTKSGDKYAASARSVKGFDVYNALNACAEHLEQFGGHMYAAGMTLKAENYQLFKDAFEKCVQETIQPEMLTPEIEIDAEIDFSDITPKLIRILKQFEPFGPQNMTPVFMTSNVKDTGYAKTLGAEEEHLRLFVKQNNSDGIAAIGFGLGKKLNITQNQNSFQLAYNIAENEWNGNISTQLMLKDIRIDGRD from the coding sequence ATGCGTTGGACATTAAAAACAAAACCTTCTGAAGATAAAATCAAACATTTGGCGCAAGCCTTAAATGTGGAGGATTTTGTAGCAACACTTTTGATTCAGCGTGGCATTGAAACTTTTGAAGATGCTAAGAATTTCTTTCGCCCATCATTAGAACATCTTCATGACCCATACTTGATGAAAGATATGGATAAAGCGGTTTCTAGAATCGAATCGGCGATTGAAAATCAGGAAAACATTCTGGTTTTTGGCGATTATGATGTCGACGGAACAACAGCAGTTTCTTTGGTTTCTTCGTACTTAAAATCACATTATCCAAACATTGCCACATATATTCCAGATCGTTACGACGAAGGTTACGGAATCTCTTATAAAGGAATTGATTACGCAGATGACAATGGAATTTCGTTAATAATAGCTCTCGACTGCGGAATCAAATCAATCGATCATATTGCTTACGCAAAAGCAAAAAATATTGATTTTATTGTTTGTGATCACCACAGACCCGGAGAAATTCTTCCTGATGCTGTGGCCGTTTTGGATCCAAAAAGAGAAGACTGCCAATATCCGTATGATGAATTATGCGGTTGTGGAGTTGGCTTTAAATTGATTCAGGCTTTGGGTCAAAATCGGAATGAAACTGTAGAAGATTTAGTCCCTTATCTGGATTTAGTTGCTACTGCAATTGCTGCCGATATTGTTCCGATTACGGGAGAAAATCGTGTTTTAGCATATTTCGGTTTAAAAGTCATTAACTCCGAACCAAGACCCGGAATTAAAGCTTTGGTTCATCAGGTTAAAAAGAAAACTTTAGATATCAGCGATGTGGTTTTTATTATTTCTCCGAGAATTAATGCTGCAGGAAGAATCAAACACGGAAACCATGCTGTCGAACTTTTAACTGAATTTAATTTTGATCAGGCACAGCAATTTGCATCTGAAATTGAACAATATAATGCCGACCGAAAAGATTTAGATAAAAAAATTACAAAAGAAGCTTTTCAGCAAATTACACAAAACAACGAACAGAATCGATTTTCTACCGTTGTTTTTCAGGAAGACTGGCATAAAGGCGTTATCGGAATTGTTGCTTCGAGATTAATTGAAACCTATTACCGCCCCACTTTAGTTTTTACTAAAAGCGGCGACAAATATGCTGCTTCTGCCCGATCTGTAAAAGGTTTTGATGTTTACAATGCATTGAATGCCTGTGCAGAACATTTGGAACAATTTGGAGGTCACATGTATGCAGCAGGAATGACTTTGAAAGCTGAAAATTATCAGCTTTTTAAAGACGCTTTTGAGAAATGTGTACAGGAAACTATTCAACCCGAAATGCTGACTCCGGAAATTGAAATCGATGCTGAAATTGATTTCTCAGATATCACACCAAAATTGATTCGGATTTTAAAACAATTTGAACCTTTTGGCCCGCAGAATATGACTCCTGTTTTTATGACTTCAAATGTAAAAGATACGGGTTACGCTAAAACCCTTGGAGCAGAAGAAGAACATTTAAGACTTTTTGTAAAGCAAAACAACTCCGACGGAATTGCTGCAATTGGCTTTGGACTCGGAAAAAAATTAAATATAACACAAAATCAGAATTCGTTTCAACTGGCATACAATATTGCCGAAAATGAATGGAACGGAAACATTTCAACACAGCTTATGCTGAAAGACATTAGAATCGATGGAAGAGATTAA
- a CDS encoding cytochrome c3 family protein, which produces MKKNCILFAFVLLSVFLTSCNNKSDEYIDPRGTDYAGSESCVQCHQVQYNMAFQSSHFKATAPAISENVLGDFDEGQHTFIYDKNTKLVMEKRNDSLYQVLYKNGKEVEAHRFEIIFGIKHAQTSVYWRDNNTYELPISFYNSINNWATSPGFPADKPYFDRMVVKDCYSCHASNISSRNVNQSSEEKNFLSMEVEDIIDKKTIVYGIDCERCHGPAKKHVEFHLKNPNVKTANSITSFKNLNRQQKLDACALCHGGNDGMKMKSRFDFKPGDNLSDFYRNTRSVSDTANFDVHGNQFRLMAQSKCFINSEKMDCITCHNPHENASKNMASYSKICMSCHQGLKHNEKTLKIMPEKLMANNCVECHMPKRASGAIKFQLSNSKQLSEYILRTHKIGIYPVDKK; this is translated from the coding sequence ATGAAAAAAAACTGCATTCTTTTTGCTTTCGTTCTGCTGTCGGTTTTTCTAACAAGCTGTAATAACAAATCAGACGAATATATTGATCCGCGCGGAACTGATTATGCCGGATCTGAAAGCTGTGTTCAATGCCATCAGGTGCAATACAATATGGCTTTTCAGAGTTCTCACTTTAAAGCTACGGCTCCGGCAATTTCAGAAAATGTTTTAGGTGATTTTGATGAAGGTCAGCATACTTTTATTTACGACAAAAACACCAAATTGGTAATGGAAAAACGCAACGACAGCCTTTATCAGGTTTTGTATAAAAATGGTAAAGAAGTTGAAGCACACCGATTTGAAATTATTTTCGGAATCAAACATGCACAAACGTCTGTTTATTGGAGAGATAACAATACTTACGAATTACCAATTTCCTTTTATAATTCTATAAACAATTGGGCGACAAGTCCGGGATTCCCTGCAGACAAACCTTATTTTGACCGAATGGTGGTTAAAGACTGTTATTCGTGCCACGCATCAAATATCAGCAGCAGAAATGTAAATCAAAGCTCTGAAGAGAAAAACTTCCTGTCTATGGAAGTGGAGGATATTATCGATAAAAAAACTATTGTTTACGGAATTGACTGTGAGCGTTGTCACGGTCCGGCAAAAAAACACGTAGAGTTTCATTTAAAAAATCCAAATGTAAAAACCGCAAACAGTATTACAAGTTTTAAAAATCTAAACAGACAGCAAAAACTGGATGCCTGTGCGCTTTGCCACGGCGGAAATGACGGAATGAAAATGAAATCCCGTTTTGATTTTAAACCCGGAGATAATTTATCTGATTTTTACAGAAATACGAGAAGTGTTAGTGATACTGCTAATTTTGATGTTCACGGAAATCAGTTTCGTTTAATGGCGCAAAGCAAATGTTTTATAAACAGCGAAAAAATGGATTGTATTACGTGTCACAATCCGCATGAAAATGCGTCAAAAAATATGGCATCGTATTCTAAAATCTGTATGAGCTGTCATCAGGGTTTAAAACACAATGAGAAAACACTAAAAATAATGCCTGAAAAGTTAATGGCAAATAATTGTGTAGAATGCCACATGCCGAAAAGAGCATCAGGAGCAATTAAATTTCAGCTTTCAAACAGTAAACAACTTTCAGAATATATTCTACGAACGCATAAAATTGGTATTTATCCAGTGGATAAAAAGTAA
- the rpoN gene encoding RNA polymerase factor sigma-54 — protein MLKQFLNLKLSQKLSPQQIQLMKLIQLPTQAFEQRLLEEMNENPALEAGKEEEYEADEFANDDYDDYDDYDDAESDRIEADDINIDEYLSDDDTPDYKTQVNNYSDDEERETPFASPISFHQDLINQLNTFILNDQEREIAEFLVGSIDDMGYIRRSIPDIVDDMAFTQGIYTDEAMVEKMLHVIHELEPSGVGARDLQECLLLQLKHKTPTEYVDLAIDIIENQFDAFTKKHYDKLLQKYSVSNEQLKKAIHEIERLNPKPGGSFTGNNKVTENVVPDFAIRIVDGELELTLNGRNAPSLHVSKDYQEMMQTYKDSRDKSAAQKDAVQFIKQKLDSAKWFIDAIRQRQETLFVTMNAIMHYQEEYFLDGDETKLRPMILKDIADMVGLDISTISRVANSKYVETPYGTKLIKEFFSEAMKNDQGEDVSTLEIKKILQNTIEEEDKRKPLPDDQLAEILKEKGYPIARRTIAKYREQLDIPVARMRKKI, from the coding sequence ATGCTAAAGCAATTTTTAAATTTAAAATTATCCCAAAAATTATCTCCACAGCAAATTCAGCTGATGAAGTTAATTCAATTGCCTACGCAAGCTTTTGAACAGCGTTTATTAGAAGAAATGAACGAAAATCCGGCACTTGAAGCTGGAAAAGAAGAGGAATACGAAGCCGATGAATTCGCAAATGATGACTACGATGATTATGATGATTATGATGATGCTGAATCTGACAGAATCGAAGCAGACGACATTAATATCGACGAATATCTAAGCGACGACGATACGCCTGACTATAAAACTCAGGTTAATAATTATAGTGATGATGAAGAGCGTGAAACACCATTTGCTTCGCCAATTAGCTTTCATCAGGATTTAATAAATCAGCTTAATACTTTTATTTTAAACGATCAGGAACGCGAAATCGCCGAATTCCTTGTTGGAAGTATTGATGATATGGGTTACATCCGCAGAAGTATTCCGGATATTGTTGACGACATGGCCTTCACTCAGGGAATTTATACTGATGAAGCAATGGTCGAAAAAATGCTGCATGTAATTCATGAACTGGAACCTTCGGGTGTTGGTGCGCGCGATTTACAGGAATGTTTATTGCTTCAGTTAAAACATAAAACGCCAACCGAATATGTTGATTTAGCAATTGACATCATCGAAAATCAGTTTGATGCTTTTACAAAGAAACATTACGATAAGCTTTTACAGAAATACAGCGTTTCTAACGAACAGCTGAAAAAAGCGATTCACGAAATTGAAAGACTTAACCCAAAACCGGGAGGTTCTTTTACAGGAAATAATAAAGTTACAGAAAATGTTGTTCCCGACTTTGCTATTAGAATTGTTGACGGTGAACTGGAATTGACTCTGAACGGAAGAAATGCTCCTTCTCTGCACGTTTCTAAAGATTATCAGGAAATGATGCAGACTTATAAAGATTCTCGTGATAAATCGGCAGCACAAAAAGATGCCGTGCAGTTTATCAAACAAAAACTGGATTCGGCAAAATGGTTTATTGATGCCATCAGACAGCGTCAGGAAACTCTTTTTGTAACTATGAATGCGATTATGCATTATCAGGAAGAATATTTCTTAGACGGCGACGAAACCAAACTAAGACCCATGATCTTAAAAGACATTGCAGATATGGTTGGTTTAGATATTTCGACTATTTCCCGTGTTGCCAACAGCAAATATGTAGAAACGCCATACGGAACCAAACTGATTAAAGAATTCTTCTCTGAAGCTATGAAAAATGATCAGGGTGAAGATGTTTCAACTCTTGAAATCAAAAAAATTCTTCAAAATACAATTGAGGAAGAAGACAAAAGAAAACCGCTTCCTGACGATCAATTGGCCGAAATCTTAAAGGAAAAAGGTTATCCGATTGCCAGAAGAACTATCGCTAAATACCGTGAACAACTTGATATTCCGGTAGCGAGAATGAGAAAGAAAATTTAG
- a CDS encoding DUF4919 domain-containing protein has product MMKYLFLIITLSIFEISFGQDEININFDEIKSKIENINSTTYYPKLLERFNFFDTTLSLEENALIYYGFSFHENYLKNKPSEEQLDIFSNNQEYEKLRIECGKILDKNPVSLAANNKMGFALFKLGKPESEWKKYQKRYRDIRKVIVYSGNGLSCESAFKVIYVSDEYNIIYDYFEISKLSHQSLSGFCDHFINEPNEFYKAKEIYFDASRSLIRNEEIINTKKN; this is encoded by the coding sequence ATGATGAAATATTTATTTTTAATCATAACATTATCCATTTTTGAAATTTCATTTGGTCAAGATGAAATAAATATAAATTTTGATGAGATAAAGTCGAAAATAGAAAATATAAATTCGACAACCTATTATCCAAAATTATTGGAAAGATTTAATTTTTTTGATACTACATTATCTTTAGAAGAAAATGCCCTTATTTATTATGGCTTTTCATTCCATGAAAATTATTTAAAAAACAAACCAAGTGAAGAACAATTAGATATTTTTTCAAATAATCAGGAATATGAAAAATTAAGAATTGAGTGTGGAAAAATTTTAGATAAAAACCCTGTAAGTTTAGCAGCAAATAACAAAATGGGATTTGCATTATTTAAACTAGGTAAACCAGAATCTGAATGGAAAAAATATCAAAAAAGATATCGAGATATTAGAAAAGTAATCGTTTATAGTGGAAATGGTCTAAGTTGTGAATCAGCATTTAAGGTAATATATGTCTCTGATGAATATAATATCATTTACGACTATTTTGAAATATCCAAATTAAGTCATCAATCTCTATCCGGATTCTGCGATCATTTTATAAATGAGCCAAATGAATTTTATAAAGCAAAAGAAATTTATTTTGATGCCTCAAGATCGCTTATCAGGAATGAAGAAATAATCAATACAAAAAAAAATTAA
- a CDS encoding thymidine kinase, whose product MFLENTVNHKEQFGWIEVICGSMFSGKTEELIRRLKRAQFAKQRVEIFKPAIDTRYHDEMVVSHDANQIRSTPVPAAANILILAQGCDVIGIDEAQFFDDEIVRVCNDLANQGIRVIVAGLDMDFKGNPFGPMPALMATAEYVTKVHAVCTRTGNLANYSFRKTDNDKLVMLGETEEYEPLSRAAYFNAMKKSHEK is encoded by the coding sequence ATGTTTCTCGAAAATACAGTAAATCACAAAGAACAATTTGGGTGGATTGAAGTTATTTGTGGATCAATGTTTTCGGGTAAAACCGAGGAATTAATCCGCAGATTAAAACGCGCACAGTTTGCCAAACAAAGAGTCGAAATTTTTAAACCCGCTATAGATACCCGTTATCATGACGAAATGGTAGTGTCTCACGATGCTAATCAAATTCGTTCTACACCGGTGCCGGCTGCGGCTAATATTTTAATTTTAGCACAAGGCTGCGATGTAATTGGTATTGACGAAGCGCAGTTTTTTGATGATGAAATCGTGAGAGTATGTAATGATCTTGCCAATCAGGGAATTCGTGTAATTGTGGCTGGTTTGGATATGGATTTTAAAGGAAATCCTTTTGGACCAATGCCGGCGCTTATGGCAACTGCCGAATATGTTACTAAAGTTCATGCTGTTTGTACCAGAACAGGAAATCTGGCAAACTACAGTTTTAGAAAAACAGATAATGATAAATTGGTAATGCTTGGCGAAACCGAAGAATACGAGCCGCTTAGCCGTGCAGCGTATTTTAACGCCATGAAAAAAAGCCACGAAAAATAA
- a CDS encoding alpha/beta hydrolase, translating to MKPFFLSLFLVFSVFSNGQNLYIKTYGNEKNEPLIFIHGGPTGNATLFEGTTAQNLANLGFYVIAYDRRGEGRSTDPNAKFTYTEAFQDLNSIYTKYHLKKAILLSHSFGGLVATLYTNKYPEKVSALVLAGALFSQQETYDHILNTLKEKYKDDPEQLKKISAVENLNKNSAEYRKGCFDLAGENSFFKMPNPTAESKKLYADYEAGEFFKTNIRNKNAPLLFYQNEKQNNIDSRPFLKKIKAKGVPIFTIYGKNDGIFSSAQITSIKKLAGENHFAFLDNCSHYLFVDQQVEFISNIKKWLK from the coding sequence ATGAAACCTTTTTTTCTTTCTTTATTTCTCGTATTTTCTGTTTTCTCAAACGGACAAAATCTTTACATTAAAACCTACGGAAATGAAAAGAATGAACCTCTAATTTTCATTCACGGAGGACCAACTGGCAACGCAACTTTATTTGAAGGAACAACAGCTCAAAATCTGGCAAATCTCGGTTTTTATGTTATTGCTTACGATCGTCGCGGCGAAGGAAGATCTACAGATCCTAATGCAAAATTTACGTATACAGAAGCTTTTCAGGATTTAAACTCGATCTATACAAAATACCATTTAAAGAAAGCTATTTTACTTAGTCATAGCTTTGGAGGTTTAGTTGCGACACTTTATACGAATAAATATCCTGAGAAAGTAAGTGCTTTGGTTTTGGCCGGCGCCTTATTTTCTCAACAGGAAACTTATGATCATATTTTAAATACACTCAAAGAAAAATATAAAGACGATCCTGAACAATTAAAGAAAATAAGTGCTGTCGAAAATTTAAATAAAAATTCAGCCGAATATCGAAAAGGCTGTTTTGATCTGGCAGGAGAAAATAGCTTTTTTAAAATGCCAAATCCAACTGCAGAATCTAAAAAATTATATGCAGATTATGAAGCGGGTGAATTTTTCAAAACCAATATTCGGAATAAAAATGCGCCTTTACTTTTTTATCAAAATGAAAAACAAAACAACATCGACAGCAGGCCTTTTTTAAAGAAAATTAAAGCGAAAGGCGTTCCAATCTTTACCATTTACGGAAAAAATGACGGCATTTTTTCATCGGCACAAATCACTTCAATAAAAAAACTCGCTGGCGAAAATCATTTTGCCTTTCTTGACAATTGTTCCCATTATCTTTTTGTTGATCAACAAGTTGAATTCATCTCCAATATAAAAAAATGGCTTAAATAG
- the asnS gene encoding asparagine--tRNA ligase: MKHTKVRDLLNSTTTLQEVNAKGWVRTFRNNQFIALNDGSTINNIQCVVDFENTPEETLKRITTGAAVSVIGTLVESKGAGQKYEIQVSKLEILGDSDAEKFPMQPKKHTLEYLRTHAHLRVRTNAFGAIMRVRSVLSYAVHKYFQDKGFVYVNTPIITGADAEGAGEMFQVTSLPLDNLPKNEEGNIDFKKDFFGKHTNLTVSGQLEGETFAMALGQIYTFGPTFRAENSNTSRHLAEFWMIEPEVAFNDLDDNMDLAEDFIQYVIKYALDNCGDDLKFLEGRLLEEEKSKPQAERSEMALLEKLNFVLDNNFKRVSYTEAIDILRDSTPNKKKKFQYLINEWGADLQSEHERFLVEKHFKCPVILYDYPANIKAFYMRLNDNTEPGRETVRAMDILFPGIGEIVGGSEREERYDVLVEKMEKLGIDKEELYWYLDTRRFGSATHAGFGLGFERLVLFVTGMTNIRDVIPFPRTPGSAEF, encoded by the coding sequence ATGAAACACACAAAGGTTAGAGACTTATTAAACAGTACGACGACGTTACAGGAAGTGAATGCAAAAGGATGGGTGAGAACTTTTAGAAATAATCAGTTCATCGCGCTTAATGACGGTTCTACCATTAATAATATTCAATGTGTTGTTGATTTTGAAAATACTCCGGAAGAGACTTTAAAAAGAATCACTACTGGAGCTGCAGTTTCTGTAATTGGAACTTTGGTAGAAAGTAAAGGTGCGGGTCAGAAATATGAAATTCAGGTTTCTAAATTAGAAATTCTTGGAGATTCTGATGCTGAGAAATTCCCAATGCAGCCTAAAAAGCATACTTTAGAATATTTACGTACTCACGCACATTTACGCGTACGTACAAATGCTTTTGGTGCGATTATGCGTGTGCGTTCGGTATTGTCTTATGCGGTCCACAAATATTTTCAGGATAAAGGTTTCGTTTACGTAAACACGCCAATTATCACTGGAGCTGATGCTGAAGGTGCTGGAGAAATGTTCCAGGTTACTTCTTTGCCATTGGATAATCTTCCAAAAAATGAAGAAGGAAATATTGATTTCAAAAAAGATTTCTTTGGAAAACATACGAACTTAACGGTTTCTGGACAGTTAGAAGGAGAAACTTTTGCAATGGCTTTGGGTCAGATTTATACTTTTGGACCAACGTTTAGAGCAGAAAACTCAAACACTTCTCGTCACTTGGCTGAGTTTTGGATGATCGAGCCGGAAGTTGCTTTCAACGATCTTGACGACAACATGGATTTGGCTGAAGATTTTATTCAGTACGTAATTAAATATGCTTTAGACAATTGTGGAGATGATTTAAAATTCCTGGAAGGAAGACTTTTGGAAGAAGAAAAATCAAAACCTCAGGCAGAAAGAAGCGAAATGGCTTTGTTAGAGAAACTAAACTTTGTTTTAGACAACAACTTCAAACGTGTTTCTTATACTGAAGCAATCGACATTTTAAGAGATTCAACTCCAAATAAAAAGAAAAAATTCCAATATTTAATCAACGAATGGGGAGCTGATTTACAGTCAGAACACGAGCGTTTCTTGGTTGAAAAACACTTTAAATGTCCGGTAATTTTATACGATTACCCAGCAAACATTAAAGCGTTTTACATGCGTTTGAATGACAATACTGAACCAGGAAGAGAAACGGTTCGTGCAATGGACATCCTTTTCCCGGGAATTGGAGAAATAGTGGGTGGTTCTGAAAGAGAAGAGCGTTATGATGTTTTGGTTGAGAAAATGGAAAAACTTGGAATTGATAAAGAAGAATTATACTGGTATTTAGACACCAGAAGATTTGGATCGGCAACTCACGCAGGTTTCGGTTTAGGATTTGAGCGTCTGGTATTGTTTGTAACTGGAATGACAAACATTAGAGACGTAATTCCTTTCCCAAGAACTCCGGGTAGCGCAGAATTCTAA
- the rsmI gene encoding 16S rRNA (cytidine(1402)-2'-O)-methyltransferase produces MSKLYIVPTPIGNLEDMTFRAIRVLKEVDLILAEDTRTSGKLLKHFEIGTHMHSHHMHNEHKTTENLIARLKAGETIALISDAGTPAISDPGFLLTRACVENKIEVECLPGATAFVPALVNSGLPNDKFVFEGFLPDKKGRQTRFLALAEETRTMILYVSPHKLVKTLSEFIQYFGENRQVCVSRELSKLHEENVRGTAKEVLAHFEKTAPRGEIVVVVAGKTITKEAKKSKFSKDEEE; encoded by the coding sequence ATGTCAAAATTATATATTGTTCCAACGCCAATTGGCAATCTTGAAGACATGACTTTTAGAGCCATTCGGGTTTTAAAAGAAGTCGATTTGATTTTGGCGGAAGATACCCGCACAAGCGGAAAACTATTAAAGCATTTTGAAATTGGCACGCACATGCACAGCCATCATATGCACAACGAACACAAAACAACCGAAAATTTAATTGCACGTTTAAAAGCCGGCGAAACTATTGCCTTAATTTCAGACGCTGGAACTCCTGCGATTTCTGATCCTGGATTTCTTTTAACTCGTGCTTGTGTAGAAAATAAAATTGAAGTCGAATGTCTTCCAGGTGCAACGGCTTTTGTTCCTGCTTTGGTGAACAGCGGACTCCCAAATGATAAATTTGTTTTTGAAGGTTTTCTGCCTGATAAAAAAGGACGCCAAACTCGTTTTTTGGCTTTAGCCGAAGAAACCCGAACCATGATTTTATACGTTTCTCCACATAAACTGGTTAAAACTTTGAGTGAGTTTATTCAGTATTTTGGAGAAAATCGACAAGTTTGCGTTTCGAGAGAATTATCAAAATTACATGAAGAAAATGTACGCGGAACTGCAAAAGAAGTTCTCGCTCATTTTGAAAAAACAGCACCACGCGGTGAAATCGTTGTGGTCGTAGCCGGAAAAACCATAACAAAAGAAGCTAAGAAAAGTAAGTTTTCTAAGGATGAAGAAGAATAA